One genomic segment of Sphingobacteriales bacterium includes these proteins:
- a CDS encoding TerC family protein, translated as MAEILTSAGLISLITLTFMEIVLGIDNLVFLSILSGRLPKSQQSNARRIGLVLALAIRIGLLFSISWIVSLKEPVFNVHIPIANDAHLAMSWRDIILFLGGIFLLYKSTNEIHQKIEGEEHHPQARQRKLSFNSVIFQIVMLDIVFSFDSILTAVGLVQNVTIMIIAVVISMVVMIIFADSIAEFINRHPSMKVLALAFLLLIGFMLVFEGLHSLHHQEVPKGYIYFAIFFSLAVELLNIRMRKKQADIISEAHSTDTAPNHPE; from the coding sequence ATGGCCGAAATACTTACAAGCGCAGGCTTAATTAGTTTAATTACCCTAACCTTTATGGAAATTGTATTGGGCATAGACAATTTAGTGTTTTTGTCCATCTTGTCGGGGCGTCTGCCTAAAAGCCAACAATCAAATGCAAGGCGTATTGGTTTAGTTTTGGCTTTGGCAATAAGAATTGGATTATTATTTAGTATTTCTTGGATTGTAAGTTTAAAAGAACCTGTTTTTAATGTGCACATTCCTATTGCAAACGATGCCCATTTAGCTATGTCTTGGCGCGATATTATTTTATTTTTAGGGGGCATTTTTTTATTGTACAAATCAACCAACGAAATACACCAAAAAATTGAAGGCGAAGAGCACCACCCACAAGCACGGCAGCGTAAGCTTAGCTTTAATAGCGTAATATTTCAAATTGTTATGCTTGACATTGTGTTTTCGTTCGACTCAATTTTAACTGCCGTAGGTTTAGTACAAAATGTTACGATTATGATTATTGCCGTTGTAATTTCTATGGTCGTTATGATTATTTTTGCAGACAGTATTGCCGAATTTATAAACCGCCACCCAAGCATGAAAGTATTGGCTTTGGCTTTCTTGTTGCTAATAGGCTTTATGTTAGTGTTCGAGGGTTTGCACAGTTTACACCACCAAGAAGTACCAAAAGGCTATATTTACTTTGCTATTTTCTTTTCGTTGGCCGTTGAGTTGCTTAATATCCGTATGCGCAAAAAACAAGCTGATATTATTTCAGAAGCCCATAGTACCGATACCGCTCCTAATCATCCGGAGTAA
- a CDS encoding NRDE family protein: MCTVTYLPLNGPAHFILTNNRDEAPHRHASVLFYNGDTQLAYPREPIAGGTWLVLSAQRRLVCLLNGADFAHKRQTPYRKSRGLVLLDAMQFATLDDFASGYQLKGIEPFSLIIFENNQLALLRWNGHFATLKPLNANQPEIWSSSTLYPTHIASERQQWFDHFLSHQQQAPPTAAQILQFHRTAGSHDPQNALVMNRNNIVQTISISQIEVQQHSAIFTYFDLVDNSQQRIRMEFEPQPR; the protein is encoded by the coding sequence ATGTGTACGGTAACATATTTGCCGCTTAATGGCCCTGCTCATTTTATTTTAACTAACAACCGAGACGAAGCCCCTCATCGTCACGCTTCGGTATTGTTTTATAACGGCGACACGCAGCTTGCCTACCCCCGCGAGCCTATTGCCGGCGGCACTTGGTTAGTTTTGTCGGCACAACGCCGTTTGGTATGTTTGCTCAATGGTGCCGATTTTGCCCACAAACGCCAAACACCTTACCGCAAAAGCAGAGGCCTGGTACTACTCGATGCTATGCAATTTGCCACCCTTGACGATTTTGCCTCGGGTTACCAACTTAAAGGCATTGAACCGTTTAGTTTAATAATTTTTGAAAACAACCAATTAGCTTTGCTGCGCTGGAATGGCCATTTTGCAACCCTAAAACCGCTTAATGCAAATCAACCCGAAATTTGGTCCTCATCAACCTTGTACCCAACCCATATAGCCAGCGAACGGCAACAATGGTTTGACCATTTTTTAAGCCATCAGCAACAAGCGCCGCCTACTGCTGCCCAAATTTTGCAGTTTCACCGCACGGCAGGCAGCCACGACCCCCAAAATGCTTTGGTTATGAACCGCAACAATATAGTCCAAACAATTAGTATTAGCCAGATAGAAGTACAACAACACAGCGCCATTTTTACCTATTTTGATTTGGTTGACAATAGCCAGCAACGCATCCGGATGGAATTTGAACCACAACCTCGGTAA